In Zonotrichia leucophrys gambelii isolate GWCS_2022_RI chromosome 6, RI_Zleu_2.0, whole genome shotgun sequence, one genomic interval encodes:
- the VWA2 gene encoding von Willebrand factor A domain-containing protein 2 isoform X7: MFLSSSPETPRKKMISCRFITMNLSSFESICIFLISQALLALGIQQIHVGQEMIGKISAAGQLMQCSASLDVLFLLDGSYSIGKGSFERSKHFAGKLCDALDIHPDRVRVGMIQFSSTPHLEFPLDSYLTKQEVKERIKRTVFRGGSTETGQALKYILHKGFPGGRNSSVPEVLIIISDGKSQGSTAVPAMQVKERHITVFAVGIKFPRWEELQVLASEPPERHLLFAGDAEDAANGLYSTLSDPVCTATAPGCKVESHPCERRTLETVKELAGSYVCWKGSKQPNAVQASLCPFTRWKRVLIKHPSRCFRTVCPDPCDSQPCQNGGTCVPEGPDRYHCLCLLGYGGDIHCAAKLSLECGVDLLFLMDSSAGVTLEGFLRFKAFLKRFLQAVVGQGSPVSMGVAQYDDDIKVPIELGRHKDALSLTKRIDALNFSGGRTLTGRALQYIAQHGFRSSPVFADVQDGLPRVVVLLTDSKSQDSVAEAAKYVKDQNIFLIGIGSSFMRAELTTVTGNPQQTIVYSDPQDLFNRMPELQRKICSVRNPEGCQAQSLDLAFAVDASSGVGLENFLRLRRFVRSSCLHFIINRDVTQIALVTYGSKAHTVFALDTHTSSSAVLQAIDQVPFLGDSASAGSALLHVHSDVMTVQKGARPGVNKVVVLLSNGGGMQGAAAPAQQLRHNGILVFVVVIGDADRDTLLRVAGSPNYLVHISSYEDLQYYQGLIIERICEGVLRGDSPRSPALPPRSHVQWSPRGLQHLSRALHHSKRQMDQRH; this comes from the exons ATGTTTCTGAGCTCATCACCTGAGACACCCAGGAAGAAGATGATCAGCTGCAG atttATCACCATGAACCTCTCATCATTTGAGTCCATCTGCATTTTCCTGATTTCCCAAG CTTTGCTAGCATTGGGTATACAACAAATCCACGTTGGCCAGGAGATGATTGGCAAGATCTCAGCTGCTGGTCAGT TGATGCAGTGCTCTGCCTCATTAGATGTCCTTTTCCTCCTGGATGGCTCCTACAGCATTGGCAAAGGAAGCTTTGAAAGGTCCAAGCACTTTGCAGGCAAGCTCTGTGATGCCTTGGACATCCATCCAGACAGA GTCCGTGTGGGAATGATACAGTTTAGCTCAACTCCCCACCTGGAATTCCCACTGGATTCTTATCTAACCAAACAAGAAGTGAAAGAGAGAATCAAGAGGACTGTGTTCAG AGGTGGCAGCACAGAGACTGGTCAGGCTCTGAAGTACATTCTCCACAAGGGTTTCCCTGGTGGCAGAAACTCAAGTGTCCCTGAAGTCCTGATCATCATTTCGGATGGAAagtcccagggcagcactgcagtgcctgCAATGCAGGTGAAGGAGAGACACATCACAGTTTTTGCTGTGGGAATCAAGTTTCCAAG GTGGGAGGAGCTGCAAGTGCTGGCCAGCGAGCCCCCTGAGCGGCACCTGCTCTTTGCTGGAGATGCTGAGGATGCTGCCAACGGCCTGTACAGCACCTTGAGTGACCCTGTCTGCACTGCCACcgctccag gctgcaaAGTTGAGTCCCACCCTTGTGAGCGCAGGACCCTGGAGACTGTGAAAGAGCTGGCTGGCAGCTATGTGTGTTGGAAAGGCTCAAAGCAGCCCAATGCAGTGCAGGCTTCACTGTGCCCCTTCACCAG GTGGAAGAGAGTCTTGATAAAACACCCATCCAGGTGCTTCCGAACTGTAtgtccag ACCCCTGTGACTCCCAGCCGTGCCAGAATGGTGGCACATGTGTCCCAGAGGGACCGGACAGGTACCactgcctctgcctgctgggctATGGAGGAGACATCCACTGTG cagcaaagctgagccTGGAGTGTGGTGTGGATCTCCTTTTCCTGATGGACAGCTCAGCAGGGGTCACACTGGAAGGGTTCCTGCGCTTCAAGGCCTTCCTCAAGAGATTCCTCCAGGCCGTGGTGGGCCAGGGCTCCCCAGTGAGCATGGGGGTGGCCCAGTATGATGATGATATCAAAGTACCCATTGAACTGGGCCGGCACAAAGACGCACTCAGTCTCACGAAGAGAATTGATGCCTTGAATTTCAGTGGAGGGAGAACCCTgacaggcagagccctgcagtaCATTGCACAGCACGGTTTTAGGAGTAGCCCAGTCTTTGCAGATGTGCAGGATGGTCTCCCACGTGTGGTTGTCCTGCTCACTGACTCCAAGTCCCAGGATTCGGTAGCAGAAGCCGCTAAATATGTGAAGGACCAAAATATCTTCTTGATCGGCATAGGCAGCAGCTTCATGAGAGCAGAGCTGACCACGGTGACTGGCAATCCACAGCAGACCATTGTCTACTCTGACCCTCAGGACCTCTTCAACAGgatgccagagctgcagagaaaaatctgCAGTGTGCGCAATCCTGAAG gctgccaggccCAGTCTCTGGATTTGGCATTtgctgtggatgcctcatctGGAGTTGGCCTGGAGAACTTTCTGCGTCTGAGGCGCTTTGTCAGGAGTAGCTGCTTGCACTTCATCATCAACCGGGACGTTACCCAGATTGCCCTGGTGACCTATGGCAGCAAAGCTCACACTGTCTTTGCCTTGGACAcccacaccagcagctctgctgttctcCAGGCCATCGACCAGGTGCCCTTCCTTGGGGACTCGGcctctgctggcagtgccttGCTGCACGTTCACAGTGATGTAATGACTGTGCAGAAGGGAGCAAGGCCTGGGGTCAACAAGGTGGTGGTGCTGCTCTCCAACGGGGGGGGCATGCAGggtgcagctgccccagcccagcagctgaggcACAACGGCATCCTGGTGTTTGTGGTTGTCATTGGGGACGcagacagggacacactgcTGAGAGTTGCTGGGTCCCCCAACTACCTGGTCCACATCTCCTCCTATGAAGACCTGCAGTATTATCAAGGCCTTATCATCGAGAGGATCTGTGAAG GAGTTCTCCGGGGGGATTCTCCAAGatctccagcccttcctccaCGTTCCCATGTGCAGTGGAGTCCAAGGGGTCTGCAGCACCTCTCCAGAGCCCTCCACCACAGCAAAAGGCAAATGGATCAGAGGCATTGA
- the VWA2 gene encoding von Willebrand factor A domain-containing protein 2 isoform X5, with protein MFLSSSPETPRKKMISCRFITMNLSSFESICIFLISQALLALGIQQIHVGQEMIGKISAAGQLMQCSASLDVLFLLDGSYSIGKGSFERSKHFAGKLCDALDIHPDRVRVGMIQFSSTPHLEFPLDSYLTKQEVKERIKRTVFRGGSTETGQALKYILHKGFPGGRNSSVPEVLIIISDGKSQGSTAVPAMQVKERHITVFAVGIKFPRWEELQVLASEPPERHLLFAGDAEDAANGLYSTLSDPVCTATAPGCKVESHPCERRTLETVKELAGSYVCWKGSKQPNAVQASLCPFTRWKRVLIKHPSRCFRTVCPAAKLSLECGVDLLFLMDSSAGVTLEGFLRFKAFLKRFLQAVVGQGSPVSMGVAQYDDDIKVPIELGRHKDALSLTKRIDALNFSGGRTLTGRALQYIAQHGFRSSPVFADVQDGLPRVVVLLTDSKSQDSVAEAAKYVKDQNIFLIGIGSSFMRAELTTVTGNPQQTIVYSDPQDLFNRMPELQRKICSVRNPEGCQAQSLDLAFAVDASSGVGLENFLRLRRFVRSSCLHFIINRDVTQIALVTYGSKAHTVFALDTHTSSSAVLQAIDQVPFLGDSASAGSALLHVHSDVMTVQKGARPGVNKVVVLLSNGGGMQGAAAPAQQLRHNGILVFVVVIGDADRDTLLRVAGSPNYLVHISSYEDLQYYQGLIIERICEEARSPVNLCKPNPCMNQGVCILGPGSYRCQCHGWEGPHCESRVLRGDSPRSPALPPRSHVQWSPRGLQHLSRALHHSKRQMDQRH; from the exons ATGTTTCTGAGCTCATCACCTGAGACACCCAGGAAGAAGATGATCAGCTGCAG atttATCACCATGAACCTCTCATCATTTGAGTCCATCTGCATTTTCCTGATTTCCCAAG CTTTGCTAGCATTGGGTATACAACAAATCCACGTTGGCCAGGAGATGATTGGCAAGATCTCAGCTGCTGGTCAGT TGATGCAGTGCTCTGCCTCATTAGATGTCCTTTTCCTCCTGGATGGCTCCTACAGCATTGGCAAAGGAAGCTTTGAAAGGTCCAAGCACTTTGCAGGCAAGCTCTGTGATGCCTTGGACATCCATCCAGACAGA GTCCGTGTGGGAATGATACAGTTTAGCTCAACTCCCCACCTGGAATTCCCACTGGATTCTTATCTAACCAAACAAGAAGTGAAAGAGAGAATCAAGAGGACTGTGTTCAG AGGTGGCAGCACAGAGACTGGTCAGGCTCTGAAGTACATTCTCCACAAGGGTTTCCCTGGTGGCAGAAACTCAAGTGTCCCTGAAGTCCTGATCATCATTTCGGATGGAAagtcccagggcagcactgcagtgcctgCAATGCAGGTGAAGGAGAGACACATCACAGTTTTTGCTGTGGGAATCAAGTTTCCAAG GTGGGAGGAGCTGCAAGTGCTGGCCAGCGAGCCCCCTGAGCGGCACCTGCTCTTTGCTGGAGATGCTGAGGATGCTGCCAACGGCCTGTACAGCACCTTGAGTGACCCTGTCTGCACTGCCACcgctccag gctgcaaAGTTGAGTCCCACCCTTGTGAGCGCAGGACCCTGGAGACTGTGAAAGAGCTGGCTGGCAGCTATGTGTGTTGGAAAGGCTCAAAGCAGCCCAATGCAGTGCAGGCTTCACTGTGCCCCTTCACCAG GTGGAAGAGAGTCTTGATAAAACACCCATCCAGGTGCTTCCGAACTGTAtgtccag cagcaaagctgagccTGGAGTGTGGTGTGGATCTCCTTTTCCTGATGGACAGCTCAGCAGGGGTCACACTGGAAGGGTTCCTGCGCTTCAAGGCCTTCCTCAAGAGATTCCTCCAGGCCGTGGTGGGCCAGGGCTCCCCAGTGAGCATGGGGGTGGCCCAGTATGATGATGATATCAAAGTACCCATTGAACTGGGCCGGCACAAAGACGCACTCAGTCTCACGAAGAGAATTGATGCCTTGAATTTCAGTGGAGGGAGAACCCTgacaggcagagccctgcagtaCATTGCACAGCACGGTTTTAGGAGTAGCCCAGTCTTTGCAGATGTGCAGGATGGTCTCCCACGTGTGGTTGTCCTGCTCACTGACTCCAAGTCCCAGGATTCGGTAGCAGAAGCCGCTAAATATGTGAAGGACCAAAATATCTTCTTGATCGGCATAGGCAGCAGCTTCATGAGAGCAGAGCTGACCACGGTGACTGGCAATCCACAGCAGACCATTGTCTACTCTGACCCTCAGGACCTCTTCAACAGgatgccagagctgcagagaaaaatctgCAGTGTGCGCAATCCTGAAG gctgccaggccCAGTCTCTGGATTTGGCATTtgctgtggatgcctcatctGGAGTTGGCCTGGAGAACTTTCTGCGTCTGAGGCGCTTTGTCAGGAGTAGCTGCTTGCACTTCATCATCAACCGGGACGTTACCCAGATTGCCCTGGTGACCTATGGCAGCAAAGCTCACACTGTCTTTGCCTTGGACAcccacaccagcagctctgctgttctcCAGGCCATCGACCAGGTGCCCTTCCTTGGGGACTCGGcctctgctggcagtgccttGCTGCACGTTCACAGTGATGTAATGACTGTGCAGAAGGGAGCAAGGCCTGGGGTCAACAAGGTGGTGGTGCTGCTCTCCAACGGGGGGGGCATGCAGggtgcagctgccccagcccagcagctgaggcACAACGGCATCCTGGTGTTTGTGGTTGTCATTGGGGACGcagacagggacacactgcTGAGAGTTGCTGGGTCCCCCAACTACCTGGTCCACATCTCCTCCTATGAAGACCTGCAGTATTATCAAGGCCTTATCATCGAGAGGATCTGTGAAG AAGCCAGAAGCCCTGTGAACCTGTGCAAGCCCAACCCCTGCATGAACCAGGGCGTGTGCATCCTGGGGCCGGGGAGCTACCGCTGCCAGTGCCAcggctgggagggaccccactGCGAGAGCA GAGTTCTCCGGGGGGATTCTCCAAGatctccagcccttcctccaCGTTCCCATGTGCAGTGGAGTCCAAGGGGTCTGCAGCACCTCTCCAGAGCCCTCCACCACAGCAAAAGGCAAATGGATCAGAGGCATTGA
- the VWA2 gene encoding von Willebrand factor A domain-containing protein 2 isoform X2 encodes MFLSSSPETPRKKMISCRFITMNLSSFESICIFLISQALLALGIQQIHVGQEMIGKISAAGQLMQCSASLDVLFLLDGSYSIGKGSFERSKHFAGKLCDALDIHPDRVRVGMIQFSSTPHLEFPLDSYLTKQEVKERIKRTVFRGGSTETGQALKYILHKGFPGGRNSSVPEVLIIISDGKSQGSTAVPAMQVKERHITVFAVGIKFPRWEELQVLASEPPERHLLFAGDAEDAANGLYSTLSDPVCTATAPGCKVESHPCERRTLETVKELAGSYVCWKGSKQPNAVQASLCPFTRWKRVLIKHPSRCFRTVCPDPCDSQPCQNGGTCVPEGPDRYHCLCLLGYGGDIHCAKLSLECGVDLLFLMDSSAGVTLEGFLRFKAFLKRFLQAVVGQGSPVSMGVAQYDDDIKVPIELGRHKDALSLTKRIDALNFSGGRTLTGRALQYIAQHGFRSSPVFADVQDGLPRVVVLLTDSKSQDSVAEAAKYVKDQNIFLIGIGSSFMRAELTTVTGNPQQTIVYSDPQDLFNRMPELQRKICSVRNPEGCQAQSLDLAFAVDASSGVGLENFLRLRRFVRSSCLHFIINRDVTQIALVTYGSKAHTVFALDTHTSSSAVLQAIDQVPFLGDSASAGSALLHVHSDVMTVQKGARPGVNKVVVLLSNGGGMQGAAAPAQQLRHNGILVFVVVIGDADRDTLLRVAGSPNYLVHISSYEDLQYYQGLIIERICEEARSPVNLCKPNPCMNQGVCILGPGSYRCQCHGWEGPHCESRVLRGDSPRSPALPPRSHVQWSPRGLQHLSRALHHSKRQMDQRH; translated from the exons ATGTTTCTGAGCTCATCACCTGAGACACCCAGGAAGAAGATGATCAGCTGCAG atttATCACCATGAACCTCTCATCATTTGAGTCCATCTGCATTTTCCTGATTTCCCAAG CTTTGCTAGCATTGGGTATACAACAAATCCACGTTGGCCAGGAGATGATTGGCAAGATCTCAGCTGCTGGTCAGT TGATGCAGTGCTCTGCCTCATTAGATGTCCTTTTCCTCCTGGATGGCTCCTACAGCATTGGCAAAGGAAGCTTTGAAAGGTCCAAGCACTTTGCAGGCAAGCTCTGTGATGCCTTGGACATCCATCCAGACAGA GTCCGTGTGGGAATGATACAGTTTAGCTCAACTCCCCACCTGGAATTCCCACTGGATTCTTATCTAACCAAACAAGAAGTGAAAGAGAGAATCAAGAGGACTGTGTTCAG AGGTGGCAGCACAGAGACTGGTCAGGCTCTGAAGTACATTCTCCACAAGGGTTTCCCTGGTGGCAGAAACTCAAGTGTCCCTGAAGTCCTGATCATCATTTCGGATGGAAagtcccagggcagcactgcagtgcctgCAATGCAGGTGAAGGAGAGACACATCACAGTTTTTGCTGTGGGAATCAAGTTTCCAAG GTGGGAGGAGCTGCAAGTGCTGGCCAGCGAGCCCCCTGAGCGGCACCTGCTCTTTGCTGGAGATGCTGAGGATGCTGCCAACGGCCTGTACAGCACCTTGAGTGACCCTGTCTGCACTGCCACcgctccag gctgcaaAGTTGAGTCCCACCCTTGTGAGCGCAGGACCCTGGAGACTGTGAAAGAGCTGGCTGGCAGCTATGTGTGTTGGAAAGGCTCAAAGCAGCCCAATGCAGTGCAGGCTTCACTGTGCCCCTTCACCAG GTGGAAGAGAGTCTTGATAAAACACCCATCCAGGTGCTTCCGAACTGTAtgtccag ACCCCTGTGACTCCCAGCCGTGCCAGAATGGTGGCACATGTGTCCCAGAGGGACCGGACAGGTACCactgcctctgcctgctgggctATGGAGGAGACATCCACTGTG caaagctgagccTGGAGTGTGGTGTGGATCTCCTTTTCCTGATGGACAGCTCAGCAGGGGTCACACTGGAAGGGTTCCTGCGCTTCAAGGCCTTCCTCAAGAGATTCCTCCAGGCCGTGGTGGGCCAGGGCTCCCCAGTGAGCATGGGGGTGGCCCAGTATGATGATGATATCAAAGTACCCATTGAACTGGGCCGGCACAAAGACGCACTCAGTCTCACGAAGAGAATTGATGCCTTGAATTTCAGTGGAGGGAGAACCCTgacaggcagagccctgcagtaCATTGCACAGCACGGTTTTAGGAGTAGCCCAGTCTTTGCAGATGTGCAGGATGGTCTCCCACGTGTGGTTGTCCTGCTCACTGACTCCAAGTCCCAGGATTCGGTAGCAGAAGCCGCTAAATATGTGAAGGACCAAAATATCTTCTTGATCGGCATAGGCAGCAGCTTCATGAGAGCAGAGCTGACCACGGTGACTGGCAATCCACAGCAGACCATTGTCTACTCTGACCCTCAGGACCTCTTCAACAGgatgccagagctgcagagaaaaatctgCAGTGTGCGCAATCCTGAAG gctgccaggccCAGTCTCTGGATTTGGCATTtgctgtggatgcctcatctGGAGTTGGCCTGGAGAACTTTCTGCGTCTGAGGCGCTTTGTCAGGAGTAGCTGCTTGCACTTCATCATCAACCGGGACGTTACCCAGATTGCCCTGGTGACCTATGGCAGCAAAGCTCACACTGTCTTTGCCTTGGACAcccacaccagcagctctgctgttctcCAGGCCATCGACCAGGTGCCCTTCCTTGGGGACTCGGcctctgctggcagtgccttGCTGCACGTTCACAGTGATGTAATGACTGTGCAGAAGGGAGCAAGGCCTGGGGTCAACAAGGTGGTGGTGCTGCTCTCCAACGGGGGGGGCATGCAGggtgcagctgccccagcccagcagctgaggcACAACGGCATCCTGGTGTTTGTGGTTGTCATTGGGGACGcagacagggacacactgcTGAGAGTTGCTGGGTCCCCCAACTACCTGGTCCACATCTCCTCCTATGAAGACCTGCAGTATTATCAAGGCCTTATCATCGAGAGGATCTGTGAAG AAGCCAGAAGCCCTGTGAACCTGTGCAAGCCCAACCCCTGCATGAACCAGGGCGTGTGCATCCTGGGGCCGGGGAGCTACCGCTGCCAGTGCCAcggctgggagggaccccactGCGAGAGCA GAGTTCTCCGGGGGGATTCTCCAAGatctccagcccttcctccaCGTTCCCATGTGCAGTGGAGTCCAAGGGGTCTGCAGCACCTCTCCAGAGCCCTCCACCACAGCAAAAGGCAAATGGATCAGAGGCATTGA
- the VWA2 gene encoding von Willebrand factor A domain-containing protein 2 isoform X6: protein MFLSSSPETPRKKMISCRFITMNLSSFESICIFLISQALLALGIQQIHVGQEMIGKISAAGQLMQCSASLDVLFLLDGSYSIGKGSFERSKHFAGKLCDALDIHPDRVRVGMIQFSSTPHLEFPLDSYLTKQEVKERIKRTVFRGGSTETGQALKYILHKGFPGGRNSSVPEVLIIISDGKSQGSTAVPAMQVKERHITVFAVGIKFPRWEELQVLASEPPERHLLFAGDAEDAANGLYSTLSDPVCTATAPGCKVESHPCERRTLETVKELAGSYVCWKGSKQPNAVQASLCPFTRWKRVLIKHPSRCFRTVCPAKLSLECGVDLLFLMDSSAGVTLEGFLRFKAFLKRFLQAVVGQGSPVSMGVAQYDDDIKVPIELGRHKDALSLTKRIDALNFSGGRTLTGRALQYIAQHGFRSSPVFADVQDGLPRVVVLLTDSKSQDSVAEAAKYVKDQNIFLIGIGSSFMRAELTTVTGNPQQTIVYSDPQDLFNRMPELQRKICSVRNPEGCQAQSLDLAFAVDASSGVGLENFLRLRRFVRSSCLHFIINRDVTQIALVTYGSKAHTVFALDTHTSSSAVLQAIDQVPFLGDSASAGSALLHVHSDVMTVQKGARPGVNKVVVLLSNGGGMQGAAAPAQQLRHNGILVFVVVIGDADRDTLLRVAGSPNYLVHISSYEDLQYYQGLIIERICEEARSPVNLCKPNPCMNQGVCILGPGSYRCQCHGWEGPHCESRVLRGDSPRSPALPPRSHVQWSPRGLQHLSRALHHSKRQMDQRH, encoded by the exons ATGTTTCTGAGCTCATCACCTGAGACACCCAGGAAGAAGATGATCAGCTGCAG atttATCACCATGAACCTCTCATCATTTGAGTCCATCTGCATTTTCCTGATTTCCCAAG CTTTGCTAGCATTGGGTATACAACAAATCCACGTTGGCCAGGAGATGATTGGCAAGATCTCAGCTGCTGGTCAGT TGATGCAGTGCTCTGCCTCATTAGATGTCCTTTTCCTCCTGGATGGCTCCTACAGCATTGGCAAAGGAAGCTTTGAAAGGTCCAAGCACTTTGCAGGCAAGCTCTGTGATGCCTTGGACATCCATCCAGACAGA GTCCGTGTGGGAATGATACAGTTTAGCTCAACTCCCCACCTGGAATTCCCACTGGATTCTTATCTAACCAAACAAGAAGTGAAAGAGAGAATCAAGAGGACTGTGTTCAG AGGTGGCAGCACAGAGACTGGTCAGGCTCTGAAGTACATTCTCCACAAGGGTTTCCCTGGTGGCAGAAACTCAAGTGTCCCTGAAGTCCTGATCATCATTTCGGATGGAAagtcccagggcagcactgcagtgcctgCAATGCAGGTGAAGGAGAGACACATCACAGTTTTTGCTGTGGGAATCAAGTTTCCAAG GTGGGAGGAGCTGCAAGTGCTGGCCAGCGAGCCCCCTGAGCGGCACCTGCTCTTTGCTGGAGATGCTGAGGATGCTGCCAACGGCCTGTACAGCACCTTGAGTGACCCTGTCTGCACTGCCACcgctccag gctgcaaAGTTGAGTCCCACCCTTGTGAGCGCAGGACCCTGGAGACTGTGAAAGAGCTGGCTGGCAGCTATGTGTGTTGGAAAGGCTCAAAGCAGCCCAATGCAGTGCAGGCTTCACTGTGCCCCTTCACCAG GTGGAAGAGAGTCTTGATAAAACACCCATCCAGGTGCTTCCGAACTGTAtgtccag caaagctgagccTGGAGTGTGGTGTGGATCTCCTTTTCCTGATGGACAGCTCAGCAGGGGTCACACTGGAAGGGTTCCTGCGCTTCAAGGCCTTCCTCAAGAGATTCCTCCAGGCCGTGGTGGGCCAGGGCTCCCCAGTGAGCATGGGGGTGGCCCAGTATGATGATGATATCAAAGTACCCATTGAACTGGGCCGGCACAAAGACGCACTCAGTCTCACGAAGAGAATTGATGCCTTGAATTTCAGTGGAGGGAGAACCCTgacaggcagagccctgcagtaCATTGCACAGCACGGTTTTAGGAGTAGCCCAGTCTTTGCAGATGTGCAGGATGGTCTCCCACGTGTGGTTGTCCTGCTCACTGACTCCAAGTCCCAGGATTCGGTAGCAGAAGCCGCTAAATATGTGAAGGACCAAAATATCTTCTTGATCGGCATAGGCAGCAGCTTCATGAGAGCAGAGCTGACCACGGTGACTGGCAATCCACAGCAGACCATTGTCTACTCTGACCCTCAGGACCTCTTCAACAGgatgccagagctgcagagaaaaatctgCAGTGTGCGCAATCCTGAAG gctgccaggccCAGTCTCTGGATTTGGCATTtgctgtggatgcctcatctGGAGTTGGCCTGGAGAACTTTCTGCGTCTGAGGCGCTTTGTCAGGAGTAGCTGCTTGCACTTCATCATCAACCGGGACGTTACCCAGATTGCCCTGGTGACCTATGGCAGCAAAGCTCACACTGTCTTTGCCTTGGACAcccacaccagcagctctgctgttctcCAGGCCATCGACCAGGTGCCCTTCCTTGGGGACTCGGcctctgctggcagtgccttGCTGCACGTTCACAGTGATGTAATGACTGTGCAGAAGGGAGCAAGGCCTGGGGTCAACAAGGTGGTGGTGCTGCTCTCCAACGGGGGGGGCATGCAGggtgcagctgccccagcccagcagctgaggcACAACGGCATCCTGGTGTTTGTGGTTGTCATTGGGGACGcagacagggacacactgcTGAGAGTTGCTGGGTCCCCCAACTACCTGGTCCACATCTCCTCCTATGAAGACCTGCAGTATTATCAAGGCCTTATCATCGAGAGGATCTGTGAAG AAGCCAGAAGCCCTGTGAACCTGTGCAAGCCCAACCCCTGCATGAACCAGGGCGTGTGCATCCTGGGGCCGGGGAGCTACCGCTGCCAGTGCCAcggctgggagggaccccactGCGAGAGCA GAGTTCTCCGGGGGGATTCTCCAAGatctccagcccttcctccaCGTTCCCATGTGCAGTGGAGTCCAAGGGGTCTGCAGCACCTCTCCAGAGCCCTCCACCACAGCAAAAGGCAAATGGATCAGAGGCATTGA